GATGATTAACGGACATACTTTGTTTTTGTTTTTGCTTGTCTATTAGAACTTTGAGATAGACAATTTTTTTAATTCATTAAAAATTTTGTTTAATGAATTATTTTCACTTATATACCAAGTATATCACGAAAAAGGCCAAAAGTCAATGGTTTCGTACACTATTTGTGTACAGAATATATTATAAAGTTAAAAATTTATTAAAAAAATTATAACGTAAACGCCAATACAAAGAATGAAATAATAACAGAAGGCAAGACAACGAATAATCCTACTTTAGTAAAATCCCAATAACTTATAACCATGCCTTTATGCCTTAGTATTTTCTGCCACATTAATCCAGCCAAAGCTCCAACCATGGTAAGCGAAGCACCGGCATTGCCAGCCAAAATTACAGCGTAAAGTCCGGCCTTAAAAGCCTTGGGGCTAATTTGTAAATTGGCATTAGTAAAAATGTGACTAAACATTATTGCCATGGGTTGATTATTAACCATGTTTTCAGTCAGCAATGACAATACACCAAAAACTAAACTCGCCTTTAATGAACTCGTCTGAACTACTTGAGTTAACCAGATCGAAATAATATTAAAAAAACCGTTTTGATCTAAAGCGACCATTAATATGAACATGGTTAAAATAAATGGCAAAATATCCCATGGCATGCCCACAATTGTTTGATGAATTCTCCATAATTTTCCATGAGCACTTTCAAATAATTTATGATGATATAGAAATGGAATGAACAAGTCTTTGATCACGAACAAACCAAAACCACATAAGACAATTAGCCAAAGATCCATTTTCAAATAACTGCTTATTAAAAGACATGCAATAACTGCAATCAGCAAAACCATGCTTAATTTAGCGTCAAACCAGTTTCTAACTGATCTGAGTAAGTTTTTAACTTTATAATTTTTCGTTATCACTTTTCTAAAATACAGAAAAAGCAAAACTAGACTAACAAGTGAAAGCACTATTGTCGGAGAAATAGTGTTAATTATATAGCTTGTCTGATCAATATTAAGCGAAGTAGCAATAATAGTATCAACTGGATTACCAGTAATAAAGAAAATTCCATTGTTTGCTGCAATGAATTCAGCAAACAATAAGGGTATTACATTGACATTTGAATAGATGGAAAAATAGAAAACAATCGGCGTTAAAGTTAAGATAACAATGTCATTTGATGCAAAAACCGATAAAAACCATGCAAAACAGTAAGTTATAACAAAAAGAACTACACCCCTGCCGCGTGCTTTGTTTAAAAACAAAACTGAAATGTGATCAAATATACCACTTTTATCAGCACTTATCGATATAAACGCGCTCCCAAAAAATATTATTAAAACTTTCCATGGAATAATAGTACCTGAGCCCAATATTCCCTGGGCAATAGTATTAAAGTCCACTAGCCCAAAAAGGATTGTGAACAATAATACTAAGATCGGCGCTGTGACTAAATTTAATTGAAAACCAGACCGAAAAAAAACAGTAGGCTTAATCACAAAATAAGCCGTCAGGAATATTAGTGCTATTAAAATTAGATTAGACACAGGATTTATAGACGAACTTAATTAAATAAAATTTTATTTCTTACTGCTCGCGCAAATCGCCATCGCCAATGCATCAGCGGCGTCATCCGGCTTAGGAATTTCTTTTAAGTTCAAAAATAGTTTCACCATTTTCTGTACCTGTTGCTTACTAGCAGCGCCATATGAAGAAATCGCCTGCTTAACTTGATTAGGTGTATATTCAACTAATTCTACCTTGGCTTGTTCAACAGCTAATAGCAAAACGCCACGCGCAGCTCCAACTGCCATAGCCGAACTTACATTGCGGCAAAAAAATAAATGTTCAATTGAAACTAAATCTGGTTTGTATTTTTTTAATAAAGCTGAAACTTCTTTATAAATATAAACTAAACGCTGTGACAGCGCTTGCTTGGCTGGAGTTTTTATTGAGCCATATTCTAAACAAATCATTTTATTGCCCTGATCCTCGATGACACCATAGCCGGTATCAGCAATTCCTGGATCAAAACCAATAATAATTCTTTTAGACATAAACGTGATTATAAGGTGTGTCATCCCGGCGTAGGCCGGGATCTATTATTACGAACAGAGTCTAATAACATCTGAATATAAATCTTTCCACTCAGGATTAAATTTATTAGTAAGATTTATTTTCCATTGACGTTGCCATTCTTTCATTTGTCTTTCTCGAGATACCGCTGAACTAGCATCCTCTAATATTTCATAATACACCAATCGATTCACATGATACTTTTTAGTAAAGCCTTCATACTTACCAATACGATGATCATAAATTCTCTGCACGAGATTGCTAGTCATACCAATATATAGCGTACCATGAACTTCGCTAGTTAATATATAGACATAATAGCTCTTCCCTCCCATAGCAATTAAAACTTAATTTTAAGCTATAAATGGATCCCGGCCTACGCCGGGATGACAGGAGAGTATTCACTAATTTTACATTTTCGTGCACGAGACTATTAACCAACCCTATATTTCAGCGTTAGTGAAGTAATCACTAACATCTTCGTCGTCATCTAAAGCTTCAATAAAAGATTCTACCTTCGCTTTATCATTTTCATTCAAAATTAATTTTTCTTTAGCCACATATTCCATAGCAGCTGATTCGGTTTTAAGATTTTTTGATTCTAACCAAACTTTAGCCTTCATTAAATCTTCCGGCTTCGTATAAATTATTACTCCATTCTCTTCATGAATAATGTCATCAACTCCATTATCAATTGATTCAAGAACAAAATCATCCCAAGAGTATTTACTGGTTTCCCAATTCTCTTCGCTAATTAAAATAACTCCCTTATGATCAAAATTCCATAAAACCGCCCCTAAAGAACCGCCACTCTTACTGAATAAATGACGAATATTAGAAGCCGCGCGATTACGACTATCAGTTAAAACTCTAACCACAAACTGGCTTTGAGCAGGGCCATGACCTTCATAGACCAATTCTTCAATGGCTTGACCGCCGCCTTCGCCAGTACCGCGTTTGATTGCCCTTTCTATATTATCTTTAGGCATATTGACGGCTCGAGCCTGATCAACGGCTTGAGCTAGGGCAAAATTCATAGCTGGATCACCGCCTTTGCGGGCAGCAATCGTAATAATATTACTAATTTTAGTAAAAACAGTGCCGCGTTTAGCGTCTACTACAGCTTTGGCGCGTTTCGTTGTCGCCCATTTTGAGTGTCCTGACATATAAAAATATAATAATAGTCTTCAAAGCCAGTATGCCACTTGATAATGGAAAAATCAAATATAAAAAATCCGGATATACATTTGCATATACCCGGAGATTGCCTGTAGAGGGAATTTATACCCTCGCTCTTGTAGCTGTGACAGCTTGATAAAGCCATAGTGCCACTAGTGTTTTTCGCTCGCCGCTACTAAACACCAGAGTTATCATCAGCAATGAATAAATTATTACTAGCATGACATGAATTAGTCAAGCCTTAAAATAAAAACTCCGAAAACATAATATTTCCGGAGAAGCGGTCATAGAGGGAATCGAACCCCCGACCTATGGGTTATGAGCCCACCACTCTGCCAACTGAGCTATATGACCAAAGAACAATTCATTTTTAACATTAAGAAATTACACTAATGAAAAACATTCGTCAAGTTAATGAATTTCCAAATAAAAATCCGGAAACAAAGTTCATTTCCGGATAAGCGCCCACAAAGGGATTTGAACCCTCGACCGGTGATCTCCCAGACCACTGCTCTACCAGCCGAGCTATGCGGGCAACTTTTAGGCAAACTAAACCAATTCGTGATTATAAATTTTATACAACTTCAGTTAAATCAACAATTCCTTCATTGGGTAATTTATTAATTGCTGAACGTGCTATTTCTACCATGTAATGCTTATCTTCGTCAGTCGAAAGGCCGGCCTTCCAAACTGCTAAAGACTCTTCATCGCTAAGACCATATTTACTTGCCCATTTCTGGAATTTAGATGCAAGTTGACAAAGTGCAAGAACCTTTCCTTTAAACTGGTTTCCAAAGAGTGGCAGAATAAAAAAGTACTAATTTTTCTCTATCCATAAATAACGAGCCTCCTTCTGAGCTCGAATAATTTATATTGTTTTATTAATAGATACCCTAGTACTTAACACATTTATATGAATATGTCAATAGCTTAGATAATAAAAGAACCCAAATTGGCGAATAAATTTGATTTGAAGACACTAGCTAAAAAATATTCAGCCAACGTTTAACTATTTTTATATTTTTGCTATTAGGTTTGCCCACAAAGTAAGAAAATTACTCCATAGAGTAACTACGCCGAAACAAAGGAATGAAATAAAAATTACTCCTAATACTAATCGGCGCCACAACTTAGGGCGAAAGATTTTAGGTAATGCTTTTTGATTAAGATATGAGACTAAGAAGATGTGGACGATCATCGCCACGGCGTTGATCACCGCTCCAATCACAATCAAGGTTACTGGTTCATAAAAGTTAAACAAGAACATTAGTATACCAAATAAAATTTGTGCCCAAACAAAGAAATAATAAATCTTGCTTAAGTTAACATCTTTTTTGCCTGATAGCTGAATCTTTTTTAACGCTGTATTTTCAGCCATAATTCTAGAGGTCGAGTCAATAACTCCTAATTGAGTTTGCACCAACAAAATTCCAATTACAAACAATAAGGCCGGTCCTGCCCAAGCGCCTAGGATAGTGCTCAAATTAGCGCCTTGATGAATTAAGAAATTAACGCCTTGCGCATTATCAGCCTTACCAAAAGTTGTACTATATGACAAAAGCATTAACAAAGCCATGGCCGTAAAACCTAAAAACCAAAACACGAGAGCATGCTCTGTATTTATTCTTTTCCACCAGCCTTGGAAATTTTTTATGCTCTCGGCGTTTATTTCAAAATCTTCACCAGTTAACTTAAACGATTCATCGATCTTGCCGCTCTTAAATAGCCCGCTCATCTTGTGAGCATAGGCCCCCATACCAAAACCTTTTTCTTTTATGTAAATTGATTGTGCTAAGTTTAAATTTCCGCCCGCACCAGCGTAAGCAAAAGCACCAAGCAAGACTGCTAGACTAATGCCTGAAGGAATAAAATTAAAACCAGCTCCAATGCCTATTAAGCCTTGACCCAAAGCTTTGATAGCTTCGAAGTTAACTGACAAAATAGCCATAACTAAAATAAAAGCCACACCAAGTAAAATTACCCACTTAGTTATTTTTTCCATCAAAGAATAGACTGTACGATTTAGGCTTAAAGTTAAACCAATAACTAACAGTAAACAAATAGCCAACCATTTAAAGTTAGCTATGCCAAAAACAGCTGCTAAGGATTTACTGCCGGCAGCAATAATACCTGGCAAAGCCCAACCTAAGAAAGTAGAAAGAATAAACCAATAAGGTGCCTTTTTAAATAGACCAGCCAAACCGACAAAAACGCTTTCGCCTTTAACTAGGGCGTAGCGCTCAATCTCCATATCTATAAAATATTGAAAAGTAATACCAACCAAAGCTCCCCAAACTAAACCTAAGCCATAATTAGCGGTTAAATAAGGCCATAAAATCAATTCACCAGAACCAAGCCCAAAGGCCAACATAATAAAACTTGGACCAATTATCTTCTTTAAAGACAATGGCTTAGGAAACTCTTTTTTTATGACTTCATTCATACGATTAAGCTAATAATGATATACTTTGAGTATAACATATTTAACTTAAATATTATGTCATTTATTCACGCCATTATTCTAGGCATTATTGAAGGAATTACTGAGTTTTTGCCCAT
Above is a window of Candidatus Falkowbacteria bacterium DNA encoding:
- a CDS encoding SLC13 family permease — its product is MSNLILIALIFLTAYFVIKPTVFFRSGFQLNLVTAPILVLLFTILFGLVDFNTIAQGILGSGTIIPWKVLIIFFGSAFISISADKSGIFDHISVLFLNKARGRGVVLFVITYCFAWFLSVFASNDIVILTLTPIVFYFSIYSNVNVIPLLFAEFIAANNGIFFITGNPVDTIIATSLNIDQTSYIINTISPTIVLSLVSLVLLFLYFRKVITKNYKVKNLLRSVRNWFDAKLSMVLLIAVIACLLISSYLKMDLWLIVLCGFGLFVIKDLFIPFLYHHKLFESAHGKLWRIHQTIVGMPWDILPFILTMFILMVALDQNGFFNIISIWLTQVVQTSSLKASLVFGVLSLLTENMVNNQPMAIMFSHIFTNANLQISPKAFKAGLYAVILAGNAGASLTMVGALAGLMWQKILRHKGMVISYWDFTKVGLFVVLPSVIISFFVLAFTL
- the ruvC gene encoding crossover junction endodeoxyribonuclease RuvC, with amino-acid sequence MSKRIIIGFDPGIADTGYGVIEDQGNKMICLEYGSIKTPAKQALSQRLVYIYKEVSALLKKYKPDLVSIEHLFFCRNVSSAMAVGAARGVLLLAVEQAKVELVEYTPNQVKQAISSYGAASKQQVQKMVKLFLNLKEIPKPDDAADALAMAICASSKK
- a CDS encoding GIY-YIG nuclease family protein, which gives rise to MGGKSYYVYILTSEVHGTLYIGMTSNLVQRIYDHRIGKYEGFTKKYHVNRLVYYEILEDASSAVSRERQMKEWQRQWKINLTNKFNPEWKDLYSDVIRLCS
- a CDS encoding YebC/PmpR family DNA-binding transcriptional regulator, whose product is MSGHSKWATTKRAKAVVDAKRGTVFTKISNIITIAARKGGDPAMNFALAQAVDQARAVNMPKDNIERAIKRGTGEGGGQAIEELVYEGHGPAQSQFVVRVLTDSRNRAASNIRHLFSKSGGSLGAVLWNFDHKGVILISEENWETSKYSWDDFVLESIDNGVDDIIHEENGVIIYTKPEDLMKAKVWLESKNLKTESAAMEYVAKEKLILNENDKAKVESFIEALDDDEDVSDYFTNAEI
- a CDS encoding Nramp family divalent metal transporter, yielding MNEVIKKEFPKPLSLKKIIGPSFIMLAFGLGSGELILWPYLTANYGLGLVWGALVGITFQYFIDMEIERYALVKGESVFVGLAGLFKKAPYWFILSTFLGWALPGIIAAGSKSLAAVFGIANFKWLAICLLLVIGLTLSLNRTVYSLMEKITKWVILLGVAFILVMAILSVNFEAIKALGQGLIGIGAGFNFIPSGISLAVLLGAFAYAGAGGNLNLAQSIYIKEKGFGMGAYAHKMSGLFKSGKIDESFKLTGEDFEINAESIKNFQGWWKRINTEHALVFWFLGFTAMALLMLLSYSTTFGKADNAQGVNFLIHQGANLSTILGAWAGPALLFVIGILLVQTQLGVIDSTSRIMAENTALKKIQLSGKKDVNLSKIYYFFVWAQILFGILMFLFNFYEPVTLIVIGAVINAVAMIVHIFLVSYLNQKALPKIFRPKLWRRLVLGVIFISFLCFGVVTLWSNFLTLWANLIAKI